The proteins below are encoded in one region of Lactuca sativa cultivar Salinas chromosome 3, Lsat_Salinas_v11, whole genome shotgun sequence:
- the LOC111904563 gene encoding SUPPRESSOR OF GAMMA RESPONSE 1: MAGPSWLVDSNRIASKIRSASSTCDPEHIKWKSNPTKTCPNCHHIVDNSDVNQEWPGLPRGVKFDPLDHEIIWHLLAKSGVHGFVPHPFINEFIPTVEEDDGICYTHPQKLPGVQQDGSVSHFFHRAIKAYQTGTRKRRKIHGDDFGDFRWHKTGRTKPVILDNIQRGCKKIMVLYISPIKGGKAEKTNWVMHQYHLGTGEDEKEGDYVISKVFYQQQSQSQSKNNGKDDDVILEEVNPPIVKVDPVTPKCVTPEPPRAERRVPDTGLGHGPTEIYADFAQHEMEAIDEAEDETSCMNLIDHNDEVEVVEVEDHHVHEQQIEGNDEGQEAKWWDSESQYLLDSQQLVEGLSLCDEFLQSQPENQESKGKPRLSDYAHLGSENLKKDLEECQGLIMDPANLELDTPPDFRLSQLEFGSQESFLAWGGCK, from the exons ATGGCTGG ACCATCATGGTTAGTTGATAGCAACCGAATTGCATCAAAGATTAGAAGTGCTTCAAGTACATGTGATCCTGAACATATCAAATGGAAAAGCAACCCCACAAAAACATGCCCTAATTGCCACCATATTGTCGACAATAGTGAT GTTAATCAAGAATGGCCCGGGTTGCCCCGTGGGGTGAAATTTGACCCGTTGGATCATGAAATTATTTGGCATTTACTTGCAAAAAGTGGTGTCCATGGTTTTGTCCCTCACCCTTTTATTAATGAGTTTATTCCAACTGTTGAGGAAGATGATGGAATCTGTTACACTCATCCTCAAAAATTGCCAG gaGTTCAACAAGATGGAAGTGTATCTCACTTCTTCCACAGAGCAATCAAAGCCTACCAAACAGGAACCCGAAAGCGTcgcaaaatccatggtgatgatTTTGGAGATTTTCGTTGGCATAAAACAGGAAGAACAAAACCAGTTATTTTAGATAACATTCAACGTGGGTGTAAAAAAATTATGGTTCTTTATATCAGCCCAATAAAAGGTGGAAAAGCTGAAAAAACAAATTGGGTAATGCATCAGTATCATTTGGGAACAGGGGAAGATGAGAAAGAAGGAGATTATGTCATCTCAAAAGTCTTTTATCAACAACAATCACAATCACAATCAAAAAATAATGGAAAAGATGATGATGTCATCCTTGAAGAAGTCAACCCCCCAATTGTTAAAGTTGACCCTGTGACACCTAAATGTGTTACCCCCGAGCCCCCTCGTGCTGAAAGGCGGGTCCCGGATACGGGTCTTGGACATGGGCCCACTGAAATTTATGCGGATTTTGCTCAG catGAGATGGAAGCCATTGATGAAGCTGAGGATGAAACTTCTTGCATGAACCTTATTGATCATAATGATGAAGTTGAAGTAGTAGAAGTAGAAGATCATCATGTTCATGAACAACAAATAGAGGGTAATGATGAAGGTCAAGAAGCAAAATGGTGGGATAGTGAGTCACAGTATTTGTTGGATTCACAACAACTTGTTGAAGGACTTTCTTTGTGTGATGAGTTTCTTCAAAGTCAACCTGAGAATCAAGAGTCAAAGGGTAAACCCCGTCTTTCTGACTATGCTCATTTAGGATCTGAAAATTTAAAGAAAGATTTGGAAGAGTGTCAAGGATTGATCATGGATCCTGCAAATTTGGAACTCGATACACCACCTGATTTTCGCCTCAGCCAGCTT gaatTTGGATCACAGGAAAGTTTTCTTGCATGGGGAGGCTGCAAATGA